Proteins encoded by one window of Rouxiella chamberiensis:
- the cmk gene encoding (d)CMP kinase yields MTSSITPVITVDGPSGAGKGTLCKALAEAFGWHLLDSGAIYRVLALAALHHQVDIVSEEALVPLAAHLDVRFVANNGHLSVILEGEDVTHEIRTETVGNTASQAAAFPRVREALLRRQRAFKEMPGLIADGRDMGTVVFPEAQVKIFLDASPEERANRRMLQLQEKGFSVNFERLLAEIKERDDRDRNRSIAPLVPAQDALMLDSTSMSIEAVIEKALAHATEILGLPVRQSR; encoded by the coding sequence ATGACCTCGTCTATAACCCCAGTGATTACCGTTGACGGGCCAAGCGGCGCGGGCAAGGGGACGCTTTGCAAGGCGCTTGCCGAAGCCTTTGGCTGGCATCTGCTGGATTCCGGGGCCATTTATCGCGTTCTGGCGCTGGCTGCGCTGCATCATCAGGTCGATATCGTCTCCGAAGAGGCTTTGGTGCCGCTGGCTGCCCACCTCGACGTGCGCTTTGTCGCCAATAACGGTCATTTGAGCGTGATACTTGAAGGTGAGGACGTCACGCACGAGATCCGCACCGAGACTGTCGGCAATACCGCCTCGCAGGCCGCCGCTTTCCCGCGCGTTCGCGAAGCGCTGCTGCGCCGTCAGCGTGCCTTCAAAGAGATGCCGGGCCTGATTGCGGATGGCCGGGACATGGGTACCGTGGTGTTTCCGGAAGCCCAGGTGAAGATATTTCTCGACGCCAGTCCCGAAGAACGTGCAAACAGAAGAATGCTACAGTTGCAGGAAAAGGGCTTTAGTGTTAACTTTGAACGTCTTTTAGCCGAGATAAAAGAGCGGGATGACCGCGATCGTAATCGGTCGATAGCGCCTTTGGTTCCTGCGCAGGATGCGTTAATGCTGGATTCCACCAGCATGTCCATCGAGGCAGTGATTGAAAAGGCGTTGGCTCACGCCACTGAAATTTTAGGATTACCGGTCAGGCAAAGCCGTTAA